Proteins encoded within one genomic window of Humulus lupulus chromosome 1, drHumLupu1.1, whole genome shotgun sequence:
- the LOC133790433 gene encoding uncharacterized protein LOC133790433: MDKKFIQSRQRQENKGIEDLGDVIREGGGALAKGLFRGVTGILIKPLEGEKTSGVEGFVQGVGRGLIGAATQPVSGVLDLLSKTTEGANAMRMKIASAITSDEQLLRRRLPHVISGDNLLRPYDDYKARGQIILQLAESGSFLGQVDLFKVRGKFALTDAYEDHFLIPKSKILVVTHRRVILL; encoded by the exons ATGGATAAGAAGTTCATCCAAAGTCGGCAGAGACAG GAAAACAAGGGCATAGAGGATCTTGGTGATGTTATTAGAGAAGGAGGTGGTGCACTAGCAAAAGGCCTATTCAGGGGAGTCACTGGAATATTAATAAAGCCTCTTGAAGGTGAAAAAACTTCTGGTGTTGAGGGTTTTGTTCAAGGTGTTGGAAGAGGACTAATTGGTGCAGCGACACAACCAGTTAGTGGGGTTCTGGATCTTTTGTCAAAAACCACAGAAGGAGCCAATGCAATGAGAATGAAGATAGCATCagctataacttctgatgaacaACTTCTTCGCAGGAGACTTCCTCACGTAATTAGTGGTGATAATTTACTCCGTCCTTATGACGACTACAAAGCTCGAGGACAG ATTATTCTACAGTTGGCAGAATCAGGTTCATTTTTAGGCCAGGTTGATCTTTTTAAAGTACGTGGAAAGTTTGCCTTAACTGATGCTTATGAAGATCATTTCTTAATCCCAAAATCAAAAATTCTTGTGGTTACTCATCGAAGAGTGATATTATTATAG